Below is a window of Alphaproteobacteria bacterium DNA.
GCGGCCAACGCGGAAAGATCGCCGGTGCGCGCCGAAAACTCGCTCAGCATCGCCTTGGCGGCGGCATTCGCCCCCAGCACGGCGCCGTTTTGCGCCAGCCGCGCGGCCGGGCCCGGCCAATGCGCGACCAAGCGGTCGTAGGGCGAGGCCATCGCCGGGGTCGACTCGGCCGCGATCGGCGGAACTCTCCCGTTTTCCTTGGCGTTGGCGCTCAAAACTTCGCTCCTCGAAGGCCGCGACATTAGCGCGGAACGGCTCGACCGCAAACATTGACAGCGCGGCGCCGCACCCGCATCTTCCGCCCGGTTTTAGAGCCCTCAAAACGACGGAAAATCGACCATGACCGCCGATCTCGCCGCGACCATCGACAAGGCTTGGGACGACCGCGATACACTTGGTTTCACGACCAAGGGCGCGGTGCGCGACGCGGTGGAAACCGCTTTGGCGGGTCTCGATTCGGGGTCGTACCGCGTGGCCGAAAAGACCGGCGGTAACTGGGTCGTCAATCAATGGCTGAAGAAGGCGGTGCTGCTGTCGTTCCGCCTGAACGACAACACGCTGATCGCCCATGGCCCCGGCTCGAACGGTGTGTGGTGGGACAAGGTGCCCAGCAAATTCGACGGCTGGGACGAAGCCAAGTTCCGCAAGGCCGGTTTCCGCGCCGTGCCGAATTGCACCGTGCGCCGCGCCGCGTTCATCGCGTCGGGCGTGGTGCTGATGCCGTCCTTCGTCAATATCGGCGCCTATGTCGATAGCGGCACGATGGTCGATACCTGGGCGACCGTCGGTTCCTGCGCGCAGATCGGCAAGAACGTGCATCTCTCCGGCGGCGTCGGCATCGGCGGCGTGCTCGAGCCGTTGCAGGCCGGCCCCGTCATCATCGAAGACAATTGCTTCATCGGCGCGCGCTCCGAAGTCGTCGAAGGCGTGGTCGTCGAAGAAGGCGCGGTGTTGTCGATGGGCGTGTTCATCGGCGCGTCGACCAAGATCGTCGACCGCGCAACGGGCGAAGTCTTCATCGGCCGCGTGCCCGCCTATTCGGTCGTGGTGCCCGGCAATCTGCCCGGCAAGCCGCTGCCCGACGGCACGCCGGGCCCGTCGACCTATTGCGCGGTGATCGTCAAGCGCGTGGACGCGCAGACGCGCGCCAAGACCGCCATCAACCAGTTGCTGCGCGACTGACGATGGCGGCGCAGGACCCCGTCGAATTCGCCCAGGCGCTGATCCGCCGCCAATCGGTGACGCCCGCCGACGACGGCGCGCTCGGCACGCTCGAAGCGTTCCTGAAGCCGCTCGGCTATGACTGCCATCGGCTGAAATTCAGCGATGCCGGCACGCCGGATATCGACAATCTCTATGCGCGCATCGGCACCGGCGGTCCGCATTTCCAATTCGCCGGTCACACGGATGTGGTGCCGACCGGCGAATTGAAGGGCTGGACGGTCGATCCGTTCGGCGCGGAGATCATCGACGGCTATCTCTACGGCCGTGGTGCGGTGGATATGAAAAGCGCCATCGCCGCGTTCGCCTGTGCCGCCGCGTCCTTCGCCGCCAAGAACGGCGGCAAGATCCCCGGCTCGATCTCGTTCCTGATCACGGGCGACGAGGAAGGCCCGGCGATCAACGGTACGGTCAAGATGCTCGATTGGATGAAGTCCAAGGGCGAGAAGGCCGATATCTGCCTCGTCGGCGAGCCGACGAACGAAACGACGCTCGGCGACATGGCCAAGATCGGCCGGCGCGGCTCGGTGAACATCAATCTGCTCGCACACGGCCAGCAAGGCCATGTCGCGTACCCGCATCTCGCCGACAATCCCATCCACCCGCTGATCGCGCTGCTGGCCGACCTCACCGCCAAGCCGCTGGACGCGGGCAACGCACATTTCCAGCCGTCGTCGCTGCAAGTGACGACGATCGATGTCGGCAATCCGACCGAAAACCTGATCCCGCAACAGGCCAAGGCGCGGATCAATATCCGCTTCAACGACATCCATTCGTCGAAATCGCTGATCGAGTGGCTCGACGCCCGCATCGCGGCGTTGGGCGGCAAGATCGACCGCACGTACCGCGTATCGGGCGAATCCTTCATCACGCCGCCGGGCCCGCTTTCCGATCTCGTGTCGGATGCGATCCAGGCCGTGCTCGGCCGCAAGCCCGCCTTGTCCACGACCGGCGGCACCTCCGACGCGCGCTTCATCTCGCGCCATTGGAAGGTGATCGAGTTCGGTCTGGTCGGGCGCACGATGCACAAGACCGACGAGCGTTGCGCGGTCGACGACATCCGCAAGCTCGCCGCGATCTACGAACGCATGCTCGACGCGTTTTTCGCCGCCCCCGCCTCGCGCTGGGCCTGACGCGATGGCCCTGCCCGCCCTGATCGCGCCGCTGTCGGGTGTCGCCGACATCCTGCGGGGCGATCGCGGCGGGGTCGCGAAACTCGGCCACGCGACCAATGCCGGGCTGATCGCGTCCTTCGTGATCCCGGCGCTGCTGGTCCTCGCCCCTTACGCCTATCTGACCGGCCAGCGTTTCGACTCGATGGGGATCGATCCCGACCCCGCCCAAATGCTGTTGATCGAGCCGCTCGCCTATATCGTCGGCTGGACGTTGTTCCCGGTCGCCTCGCATTTCTATTGCCAACGTTTGGGCCATACGCGCGACTGGTACGACTACATCGCCGCGTATAACTGGGCGAACGTGCTGCAGATGGGCCTCTATTTTCCCGCGGCCGTCCTCTACGAACTCGATCTGGCACCCGGTTTGCTTTTCGTCGTGTCCGTCGCGGTCGTGTCGCTCGCGATCGCGATTCATTTCCGGATCGCGCGGGTGGCGTTGCGCGTCGATCCGTTGCCGGCACTGGTTCTGGTCGCGATGGATCTGGCGTTGAGCCTGACCCAATCGCGGATTGTCGAACGGCTCTACACCTGAAAGGAAGCACCATGCGCGCGATCGTCCGGGATTTTTCGATGCGCGGGCCCGAGGATTGCGCGGCGCTGTCCGCCGCCTTCGCCGACGGATCGCTCGATCCCAAACGCATCGTCGCGATTCTGGGCAAGACCGAGGGCAATGGCTGCGTGAACGATTTCACGCGCGGCTACGCCACACTCGGCATGAAACTCGCCATCGCGGCGGCGACCGGCGAAACGCCCGAGCAGGTCGGCAAACGCGTAGCGCTGGTCATGTCCGGCGGCACGGAAGGCGGGCTCAATCCGCATATGCTGGTGTTCGCGACGGCGGACGACGCCACGCCGCCGAAGCCGGGCGCCAAACGCCTCGCGATGGGCACTGGCTTCACGCGCGATTTCGCCGCGACGGAACTGGGGCGGCGCGCGCAGATCGAAGCGACCGCGCAAGCGGTGCGCGACGCGATGAAGCAAGCGGGTATTTCGGGCGCCAAGGACGTGCATTACGTCCAGATCAAATGCCCGCTGCTGACCGCTGAACGCATCGCGGGTGCGGATGTCGTCACCCACGACACCTACGAATCGATGGGCTATTCGCGCGGCGCCTCGGCGCTGGGCGTCGCGCTCGCGCTGGGCGAGATCGCCGCCCCGCCGGCCGACGATGCCGTGTGCCGCGACTGGGCGCTGCATTCGGGGGTCGCCAGCACGTCCGCCGGGATCGAGTTGCTGCGCAACGAAATCATGGTGCTGGGCAACTCGGACGCTTGGTCGGGCGACCTCGCGATTTCGCATCGGGTGATGAAGGACGGCATCGACGCGCCCGCCTTGTGGGCGGCGCTCGCCGATCTCGGCATCGAGGGCAAAGGGCAGTTGGACGAAGCCGCGCGCAAACGCCTCGTCGCCGTATTGGCGAAGGCCGAGCCGCCACGCACCGGCAATATCCGCGGGCGGCGCCATATCATGTGGGACGACAGCGACATCAACGCCACGCGCCATGCGCGCGCTTTGGTCGGCGGCGTGCTGGCGGGGGCGGTCGGCGATACGCGGCTATTCGTGTCGGGCGGCGCGGAACATCAAGGCCCCGATGGCGGCGGCCCGGTCGCGGCGATCGGCCGCGTCTAGTACCCCACGCGCACGAGATAGAGGCCTTCGGCCGGCGCGGTCGGCCCGGCGGCGGAACGGTCGCGCGCCGCCAGCGCGTCGGCAACGTCCTGCGCCGACCATTTGCCTTCGCCCACCATTTTGAGCGTCCCCGCCATGTTGCGGACTTGGTGGTGGAGGAACGAGCGCGCCTCGGTCGTGATCTCGATTTCGTCGCCCACGCGGCGCACGTCCAGACGGTCGAGCGTCTTCTCCGGGCTTTTGGCCTGGCATTCGGTTGCGCGGAAGGACGTGAAATCGTGATGGCCGACCAGCACTTGCGCGGCGACATGCATCGCTTCGGCGTCCAGGCGATGGGGCACATGCCAGACGCGGCCCGCCTCCAGCACCGGCCGCGCGCGGCGATCCGAGATGCGATAGAGATAAGCGCGTTTCACCGCCGAAAACCGCGCATGAAAATCGGGCGGCACTTCCGCCACGTCGATCGCCGCGACGCCGGCGGGCTGCAAATGCCAATTCAGCGCGTCGCGAATTTTGAGCGGGTCCCAGTCGCGCTCGAGATCGACATGCGCCACTTGCCCCAGCGCATGCACGCCCGCATCGGTGCGCCCGGCGGCCGCGACGTCCACCGCATGGCCGCAGAATTTCGGGAACGCGGCTTCCAGCGCTTCCTGCACCGACGGCCCGTTGGGCTGGCGCTGCCAGCCGACGAAACCGCCGCCGTCGTATTCGAGGATCAGCTTGTAGCGCGGCATCGCTACAGCACCGTGCCGGGCGGCAGGTCGAATCCGTTGGCGAAGGCGGCCGCGTTCATCGGCTTGCCGCCCGCGCGCTGAAGCCGTGTGAGCGCCAACGCGCCGTCGCCGCACGCCACGACCGGCGGCGAGCTCAGCACCGTGCCGGGCGCGCCCTTGCCGTCGACCTTCTTGGCGGCGAGCACCTTGATGCGCTCGCCCTTCGCCTCGAACCACGTGCCCGGAAACGGATCGAAGGCGCGGATACGCCGGTCGAGTTCGTCGGCCGACAGCGACCAATCGAGCTTCGCCTCCGCCTTGTCGAGTTTCTTGGCGTAGGTGACGCCCGCTTCGGGCTGAGCTTCCGGGCGCAGATCGTCGAGCCGCGCAAGCGCATCGACGATCGCCTTGGCGCCGATCGCCGCGAGTTCGTCGTGCAATTTGCCGCCGGTCGTGTCGGGCCCGATCGGGATTTGCGCCTTCAGCAGCATGGCGCCGGTATCGAGCCCGGCATCCATCTGCATGATGGTGATGCCGGTCGCCACATCGCCCGCTTCGATCGCGCGCTGGATGGGGGCCGCCCCGCGCCAGCGCGGCAGCAGCGAGGCGTGGATATTGAGACAGCCAAGGCGCGGCGCTTCGAGGATCGCTTTGGGCAAAATCAGCCCGTAAGCCGCGACCACGGCGATATCGAGCGCCAAACCGGCGAAGGCCGCTTGCTCGTCCGGCGATTTGAGCGAGGCCGGATGACGCACTTGAATGCCGAGCGCCAATGCCTTCTCGTGCACGGGCGAGCGTTGCTCGCGCTGGCCCCGCCCGGCGGGGCGCGGGGGCTGGGTGTAGACCGCGACGATCTCGTGGTCGGCCTTGGCCAATGCGTCGAGCGCGCCCACCGCGAAATCGGGCGTGCCCATGAAGGCGAGGCGCAGCTTGGTCACCGCTTAGGACGCCTGCTGGCGGCGGGCCTTGGAGACCTTGCGCAGGATCATATTGCGTTTGAGCGTCGACAGATGGTCGACGAACAACACGCCTTCGAGATGGTCCATCTCGTGCTGGATGCACACGGCGAGCAAGCCGTCGCAATCGATCTCGTGCCGCACACCGTTCTCGTCCTGATAGCGCACGCGGCATTGCGCGGGGCGCGTCACTTCGGCGTATTGGCCGGGCACCGAGAGGCAGCCTTCCTCGCACGGCACTTCGTCGTCCGATTCCCAGACGATCTCGGGATTCAAGAATTTGCGCGGGGCCGCGTCTTCCTCGTCGCGCGCCAAATCCATGACGATGGCGCGCAGCGGCACGCCGATCTGCGGTGCGGCCAAGCCGATACCCTTGGCCGCGTACATCGTCTCGACCATGTCGTCGAGCAGCTTGCGCAACTCGTCGTCGAAGGTCTCGACGCGGCGGGCCTTGATCTTCAGCTTGGGGTCGGGAGCGACCAGGATTTCGCGTATCGCCATAGGCGTTTAGGTAGGCGAGGCCGGGCCCGGGGTCAAGCGCCCGCAAGGCTGGCTTGCGTCCATGACCGGCGCTAAGTTCCCACCCGAAATAGGGTTTTTCGGGGAGGCACGTCATGCCCACGACATTGATCAACAAGGCCGACGTTCTGCGCGCGCGTTTGGCCGAAAAGCGCCTGGCGGTGATGCCCGGCGTGTTCGACGGGCTGTCGGCCAAGCTAGTACGCGAAGCCGGGCACGAGGTCATGTTCATGTCGGGCTTCGCGGTGTCGGCCGCGCGCCTGGGCCAGCCCGACACCGGGCTGATCTCGATGTCCGAAATGCTCGACACGCTGCGCGCCTGCGTAGCCGCCGCCGGCGCGGTGCCGGTGCTGGGCGACGGCGACACGGGCTGGGGCAACGCATTGAACGTGCGCCGCACGGTCGAGGAATACGCGCGCGCCGGGGCCGCCGCGATCATGCTGGAAGATCAGGTCAGCCCCAAGAAATGCGGCCACACCAAGGGCAAGCAGGTCGTGAGCCGCAACGAAGCGAAAATGAAAATCCGCGCGGCCTGCGAAACGCGCGACGCGCTACGCAGCACGGGGGCCGGCGACATTCTGATCCTGGCGCGCACCGACGCGCGCGCGGTCAACGGTTTCGACGACGCCCTCGCCCGCTGCAAGGATTTCGTCGACGAAGGGGCGGACATCATCTTCCTGGAAGCGCCCGAAAACATCGACGAGATGAAGAAATTCTGCGCGTCGATCCCGCGCCCCTGCCTTGCCAATATGGTGCATCAGGGCAAGACGCCGGTTCTGCCGCCCAAGGAGCTGGAGGCGATCGGCTATCGCTTGGCGGTCTATCCCGTCATCGCCCTCGCCGCGATCATCCAAACGATGCGCGCGACGTTCGGCGCGTTGAAGGCGGGCGACGATACGAAACTGCCGCAAGCGATCACTTTCCCCGAATTGCAGGAAGCGGTCGGCTTCCCCGCCTATTGGGACGCCGAGAAGAAATACGCCGCCGAGTGATCAGTTAAGCTCGTCGATCGAGGCGATCGTGGCGTCGGCGCGGCGCGCCAGCAGCGCGCGGTGTTCGGCATCGGCGGCCACGGCGATGGCGTAGGCCCCGCCGGCACGGGCGAGATTCATGTCGTTGTCGGAATCGCCGACGACGACGATCTCGTCGGGCTTGCAGCGCGCGAGACGCGCGAATTCGAACACCGCTTCGGGATTCGGCTTGGGCGCGCACGGCCCGTCATAGCCCGAGACGAATTGGAAACAATCGCCCACGCCCAGCGCCATCAATTGCTGCTCGGTCGAGACGCGGGAATCGTTGGTGGCGACGCCGAGCTTCAATCCGCGCGCGCGCAAGCGGCCGACCACGCCCTTCAAATCGCCGAGCGGCGAGACGGAAGCGAGGATCGCCTTGGCGAAGATCGCGTCGAGGCGCCCAGCGTCGTGCGCCGAGCTTTTGCGGCCCAGCAACGCCGCCCAGCGTTCGGCAATCGCGGCGTTGGGGTTGTTGGCGAAAAACGCGTCGGGCGCGAACGTGCCCTTCGCCTTGTCCCAGCCCACCGCCTCGCACAGCATTTCGGCCTTGGCGCGGTCGCCGTCGGCGAAATGCAGTGCCCCCGCCATCATCGTGCCCGCCCAAGTGCGGTCGAAATCGACCAGCGTGCCGTCCTTGTCGAACAGGACGGCTTTGGTCTTCGCGGGCAGCACGCTCATCGCGTGCGCCACGCCTGGGTGCGCTTGGCCAAATGCGCGGCCAGCAGCGATTGGAGGATCTTCGCGAAGCCCGAGGTCAATACGATCACGATGCCCATGCCGGCGGCGGAGGCGGTGAAGCCGGCCTCGTCCATGTTGATGATCGAGACCGAGGCGAGTTTGGAGAACGGGCCGTAGAGGAATACGACGGCGGACACGGTCGTCATCGCGTTGACGAACATGTAGAACCACACGTCGAGCATGGCGGGCGAGACGACCGGCAGCGTCACCTTCCACGCCGTGCGCCAGACCGAGACCTTCAGCGACGCCGAGACGCTTTCGAACTCCGGGTCCATCTGCTTCAGCGCTTGCAGCGCCGTCAGATGGGCGACGGTGTAGAAATGGGTGATCGTGTTGAGCGCGAGGATGCCGATCGTGCCGTAAAGAAAGCCGAGCGGATTGCCGGGCTTGTTGAAGAAGAAAATATAGGCGATGCCGAGCACGAGGCCGGGCACGGCCAGCGGGATCATCGCCAAAAACTGCACGACGCCGCGCAGGATCTCGGCACCCTTGGTCTTCTCCACCAGCCACGCGCCGAAAGCGATGATGAAGGTGCCGAAGGTCGCGACCAACGCCGCCATTTGCAGCGTGTTGAAATAGGCGCTCCAGCCCGAGGCGTCGGCATTGGAGAAGATGTAGTGCCGCCAGGTCAGCGTCATGTTCCAGGGCCAGTACTGGATGAAACTGGCCCAGGCCGCGATGCCCAGCAGCGTCAGGATGCACAGCGCGATCGCCGTGCAGAAGGCGAACAGCAGCCAGTCGCGCATCGCGTTGGCTTGCGGCGTGAACGGCACCGCGCGCGCGGTCAGCAGCGCCACTTGGCGGCGCGCGACCCAGCGGTCGGCGGCGAAGGCCAGGCACGCGGGCAGCAACAGCACCATGCCGACCACGGCGCCCATTTCGAAATTCTGCTGGCCGACGACCTGCTTGTAGATATCGGTCGCCAAAACGTTGAAGCGCCCGCCGATCACCTTGGGAATGCCGAAATCCGTCGCGACCATCGTGAACACGACGAAGAACGCGCTGACCAGGCCGTATTTCACGCCGGGCAGCGTGACGGTCAGGAAGATGCGCGCGTTGGAAGCGCCCAGCACTTCCGCCGCTTCGTAATGGCGCTTGTCGGCGATCGACAAGGCCGTCGCCAAAATCAGGAACGCGTGCGGGAAGCAGTAGAAGACCTGCGCGATCACGATGCCGATGGGCCCGTAGACGCTGTTGCCCATCAGCACCCAGCGCGCCAAGCCCTGATTGCCGAACAGATAGATCAACGAAATCGCCGACAGCAGCGAGGGGGCGAGAATCGGCAGCAAGCCGATCGCGCGGAATGTGCCGCGAAAGCGCATCGTCGTGCGCGTCAGCGCATAGGCGTAGATGAAAGCGAGCGGCACGACGATCGCGGTCGCAAGCAGCGACACCCAAATCGTGTTCCACAGCGACGCGACCAGCGACGGCGTTTCCATATAACGCAGCCAGTTGGCGAGGCCGACCCAGGCGCCGTTCTGGTCGCGGAAGCTTTTTTCGAACAGCGTGCCGAGCGGCAGCGCCAGGAAAACGGCGAGATACGCGACCACGCCCAGCAGGGCGAGGCGTTGCAAAAGCGCGTCGGTGTCGAGACGGGTGCGCAAAGGAATGTCAGTCCGCGAAAACGCGCAAACGATCGGGCGGCAAGGCGACGGTCAGGCGCGAGCCTTCGCGCACGCCCACGTCGCGCAGCAGATTGGCCGAGAAATCGGCCTGCAAAGCCACACCGCCCGCCACACCCAATTTCGCGCGGCTGAAGGCGCCCATGAAGATCAGTTCGTCGACCGACACGTCGATGCGGTTGGCCGCACTCTCGGCGACGTTGCGCACCAGAATGTCTTCGGGGCGCACGCAGATACGCAGTTTGGCGCCGGCGACAAGCCCGCCGGGCGTATCGGCGGCCAATTCGCGCCCGCCCGCGGCGACCTTGCCCGGCGCCACGAAGGTCGCGGGCATGAAATTGGTCGTGCCGACGAAATCCGCCACGAACGGCGTGGCGGGCCGCGCGTACAACTCGTGCGGGGCGGCGAATTGCTCGATCTCGCCCGCATTCATCACCGCGATCCGATCGGCCATGGTCAGGCCTTCTTCCTGATCGTGGGTGACCATGATCGTGGTCACGCCGAGGCGGCGTTGCAGCGAGCGGATTTCGTGGCGCAGATGCTGGCGCACGCGCGCGTCGAGCGCCGACAGCGGCTCGTCAAGCAGAAGCAAACCCGGCTGGATGGCGAGCGCGCGGGCGAGCGCCACGCGCTGCTGCTGGCCGCCGGACAACTGGGCCGGATATTTCTTGGTCTCGCCGGGCAGGCCGACGAGGGTCAGCAATTCCTCGACCCGCGCGCGCGTATCGGCGCGCAAGGAACCTTTGGAACGCAGCCCGTAGGCGACGTTGTCGAACACGGTCAGGTTCGGGAACAGCGCGTAGCTTTGGAAAACGATGCCGAAATCGCGCTTGGACGGCGGGAAATTCGTGATGTCGACGCCGTTCTGAACGATGCGGCCCGATGTGGCGGTTTCAAGCCCGGCGATCATGCGCAGCAGCGTGGTCTTGCCGCAGCCCGAGGGGCCGAGAAGGCAGACGAACTCGCCTTGCGCCACCGTGAAACTCGCTTCGCGCACCGCATGGAAGGCGCCGAAGGACTTGCTGAGCTTGTCGACCGCCAGATGGGCCATTTCGAATACCGGACTCTTTTCAACGAAGCGGGGTGGCGGAGTTCCCTCCGCCACCCCGGCCGATCATTCCGCTTTCGCGCTTAGCGCGGCGCGGATTTGCTGTCGAAGCGCTTGGTCCATTCGGCCAGAACGCGATCGCGCATTTCGGCGATCGCTGCGAAATCCGCCTTGATCAGGCGGCTTTCGGTTTCGGCCGGATAGTTCGGCGCCGCACCCTTCACGTCCGGATGGGCGACGATGTTGTAGTACTTCGAATAGACCTCGTTCGCGGCCTTGCTGGCCGAGAAATCCATCAGCTTCTGGGCAGCGGCCATATTGCGCGTGCCCTTCACGATGGCCGAGGCTTCCATTTCCCAGCCCACGCCGTCCGTCGCGACGACGATGTCGAGCGGGGCGCCCTTGGTCTTTTCCTGGGCGGCGCGCATGTCGAACGAGATGCCGATCACCGCTTCGCCGCGCGCGGCCTGTACGCACGGGGCAGAGCCCGAATGCGTATAGACGGCGACGTTCTCGTGCAGCTTGGTCATGTAGTCCCAAGCCTTGGCTTCGCCCATGATCGCGATCCAGGACGAGACAGTCAGATAGCCGGTCCCCGACGAAGCCGGGTTCGGCATGACCAACGCGCCCTTGAAGGCGGGGTTCAGCAGATCGTCCCACTTGGTGATCGCCGGCAGATTGCGCTGCTTGGCGATCGCGCTGTTGTAGCAAACGGCGGCGGCGAACGCGTCCATCCCGTGCCAAGTGATCGGCGCGGCCGAATCCTTGAACGCCGGCTTCAACGCGGCGGCGGCGGGCGAGGTGTACTCGGCCAGCAGCCCTTGCTTTTCGAAATTCAGGATCGACGAAACCGCCAAGCCCCAGATGGCGTCGGCGCGGGGATTGTCCTTCTCGGCCAGGAAGCGCGCGGTGATCGTACCGGTCGAATCGCGCACCCAGGCGAGTTCGACGTCCGGGTTGGCCTTTTCGAACGCTTCCTTGAACGGCTGGAGCTGTTCGTTCTCGATCGCGGTGTAGACCGTGATGCGCGTGCGCGTCTGCGCGTCCGCCGAAGCGCCCGCGAGCAGGGCCGTGATGGCCGTCGCCGCGATCGCGAGCGGCCGGAAGCCGCGATGGAAGGTGTCGTTCATGTGTCCGCCTCGCCGGTTTATTGATGGGTCTCCTCACGCCTCCGGCAGAGCCGGAACGCGCGGGGGAGGTTATGGCGCCTCCGTTGCAAATTTGTGACCGGCCCGGAAACTTTCCGCAAGAGCCCTGTCGCGCGGGACCGGTAACCGGCCGCGGCGGTGCCCGCACACCATCCGGGCACCGCCCTGTCCAATCTTTAAGCGATGCGATTGGTGTAAGCTCGCGCCGACGATGGACAATATTCTGGAACGGCTGGCGGGATTGCGCGACCGTTTGGCCCCGGCCGAACGCCGGGTGGCCGACCGCACGCTCGACCATCCCGACGACATCACCCGTATGCCGATGAAGACGCTGGCCGCCGCCGCCAAGGTCAGCGAGCCCACGGTTTTGCGCGTCGTGCGGGCCTTGGGCCTGCGGGGCTATCCCGAGTTCAAGCTGCGCGTCGCGCAAAGCCTGGTGCGCGGCTTGCCCTATCTGCATCGCGAGATTGCACCCGGTGACGCGCTGGATGTCGTCGCCACCAAGGTGCTGGATTCGACCGTCTTCGCGATCAACGAGCTGCGCGCCACGCTCGATGCCGGCGCCATCCGCCGCGCGATCGACATCATCGCCAAAGCCAAGCGCCTGGATTGCTATGGCGTGGGGCCCGCCAACGGCTTGGCCTTCGACGCGCAACAGAAATTCATGCGCTACGGCATTCCGGCGATCGCCTATCTCGACGGGCATCTGCAAACCATGTCGGCGGCGGCGACCGGCCCGGGCACCGTCGCGCTCTGTTTTTCACATACCGGTGCCGTGAAAGACATCGTGCGCACGGCGGAAGTCGCGTTCCAAGCCGGCGCGCAAGTCATCGCGATCACGCGGCGCGACAGCCCGCTCGCCCGGCACGCCCATGTCGTCGTGCATGTCGCGGCGCAGGAAAACACCGAGCTGACCGCCCCGATGGTCAGCCGCATCGCGCATAATCTGGTCATCGACATTCTGGTGACCGGTGTCGGCCTCGCCATGGGCGAGCCGCTGCACGAGAAACTGCGCCGGGTGAAAGACAGCCTGGCCGAGCAGCGCATGCATGAAGGGCCGCGCCCGCGCACTACGCGCAAACGCCGCCATGTTCGTAAAACTACGTAGCCAATCGAAAAACCGCCCTCCATAATCGGGAAAACTACGCCTTTCGAAGGCCCCGCAGGGAGGGATCGTCATCTTGGCTTCGAACGCCATCGCGCGCGTCGTCGCGCATCCGCTGAAATGCGTGCTGCCCAAGACGCAGACCACCGGCCAGCGCGCCTTCCCGGAAATCGAACTCGTCATCGTCGAGGTCGAAACCGCCGACGGCATCGTCGGCTGGGGCGAATGCTTGGGCCGTACGGGCTCGCCCGCCTATGCCGCGATCGTCGAGAAATTGCTGGCCCCGCTGCTGATCGGCCAAGACTCGCGCGACATCGCTGGCTTGCACGCAAAAATGCGCCGCATCCTCACGGGACGTTCCGGCGGCATGCTGCTGGAAGCGATCGCGGGCGTGGATATCGCGCTGTGGGATATCGCGGGCAAGCGCGCGGGCGAACCGGTGTTCCGCCTGCTGGGGGGCATGTCGCGCCCGCGCATCGAAGCCTATGCCTCGTCGATCAATTGGACCGACGACAAGGGGGCGGCGGAGGAAACCGAAGCCGCCATCGCGCATGGCTTCAAGACGATCAAGGTCAAGATCGGCGCGCCGGTCGCGCGCGCCAAGGCGCGCATCGCCCAGCTTGCGAATGTCGCCAACGGCCGTGCGGCGCTGTTCGTCGATTCGAACTGGGCCTACACGGTCGACGAGGCGATCGAAGTCGCG
It encodes the following:
- a CDS encoding putative 2-aminoethylphosphonate ABC transporter substrate-binding protein; the encoded protein is MNDTFHRGFRPLAIAATAITALLAGASADAQTRTRITVYTAIENEQLQPFKEAFEKANPDVELAWVRDSTGTITARFLAEKDNPRADAIWGLAVSSILNFEKQGLLAEYTSPAAAALKPAFKDSAAPITWHGMDAFAAAVCYNSAIAKQRNLPAITKWDDLLNPAFKGALVMPNPASSGTGYLTVSSWIAIMGEAKAWDYMTKLHENVAVYTHSGSAPCVQAARGEAVIGISFDMRAAQEKTKGAPLDIVVATDGVGWEMEASAIVKGTRNMAAAQKLMDFSASKAANEVYSKYYNIVAHPDVKGAAPNYPAETESRLIKADFAAIAEMRDRVLAEWTKRFDSKSAPR
- a CDS encoding SIS domain-containing protein → MDNILERLAGLRDRLAPAERRVADRTLDHPDDITRMPMKTLAAAAKVSEPTVLRVVRALGLRGYPEFKLRVAQSLVRGLPYLHREIAPGDALDVVATKVLDSTVFAINELRATLDAGAIRRAIDIIAKAKRLDCYGVGPANGLAFDAQQKFMRYGIPAIAYLDGHLQTMSAAATGPGTVALCFSHTGAVKDIVRTAEVAFQAGAQVIAITRRDSPLARHAHVVVHVAAQENTELTAPMVSRIAHNLVIDILVTGVGLAMGEPLHEKLRRVKDSLAEQRMHEGPRPRTTRKRRHVRKTT
- a CDS encoding putative 2-aminoethylphosphonate ABC transporter permease subunit, whose amino-acid sequence is MPLRTRLDTDALLQRLALLGVVAYLAVFLALPLGTLFEKSFRDQNGAWVGLANWLRYMETPSLVASLWNTIWVSLLATAIVVPLAFIYAYALTRTTMRFRGTFRAIGLLPILAPSLLSAISLIYLFGNQGLARWVLMGNSVYGPIGIVIAQVFYCFPHAFLILATALSIADKRHYEAAEVLGASNARIFLTVTLPGVKYGLVSAFFVVFTMVATDFGIPKVIGGRFNVLATDIYKQVVGQQNFEMGAVVGMVLLLPACLAFAADRWVARRQVALLTARAVPFTPQANAMRDWLLFAFCTAIALCILTLLGIAAWASFIQYWPWNMTLTWRHYIFSNADASGWSAYFNTLQMAALVATFGTFIIAFGAWLVEKTKGAEILRGVVQFLAMIPLAVPGLVLGIAYIFFFNKPGNPLGFLYGTIGILALNTITHFYTVAHLTALQALKQMDPEFESVSASLKVSVWRTAWKVTLPVVSPAMLDVWFYMFVNAMTTVSAVVFLYGPFSKLASVSIINMDEAGFTASAAGMGIVIVLTSGFAKILQSLLAAHLAKRTQAWRTR
- a CDS encoding putative 2-aminoethylphosphonate ABC transporter ATP-binding protein; the protein is MAHLAVDKLSKSFGAFHAVREASFTVAQGEFVCLLGPSGCGKTTLLRMIAGLETATSGRIVQNGVDITNFPPSKRDFGIVFQSYALFPNLTVFDNVAYGLRSKGSLRADTRARVEELLTLVGLPGETKKYPAQLSGGQQQRVALARALAIQPGLLLLDEPLSALDARVRQHLRHEIRSLQRRLGVTTIMVTHDQEEGLTMADRIAVMNAGEIEQFAAPHELYARPATPFVADFVGTTNFMPATFVAPGKVAAGGRELAADTPGGLVAGAKLRICVRPEDILVRNVAESAANRIDVSVDELIFMGAFSRAKLGVAGGVALQADFSANLLRDVGVREGSRLTVALPPDRLRVFAD
- a CDS encoding HAD family hydrolase, with translation MSVLPAKTKAVLFDKDGTLVDFDRTWAGTMMAGALHFADGDRAKAEMLCEAVGWDKAKGTFAPDAFFANNPNAAIAERWAALLGRKSSAHDAGRLDAIFAKAILASVSPLGDLKGVVGRLRARGLKLGVATNDSRVSTEQQLMALGVGDCFQFVSGYDGPCAPKPNPEAVFEFARLARCKPDEIVVVGDSDNDMNLARAGGAYAIAVAADAEHRALLARRADATIASIDELN